A DNA window from Tachysurus fulvidraco isolate hzauxx_2018 chromosome 4, HZAU_PFXX_2.0, whole genome shotgun sequence contains the following coding sequences:
- the rtf1 gene encoding RNA polymerase-associated protein RTF1 homolog isoform X1, which translates to MVNVKKRKGRVVIDSDSEDSASDDNLDQELLSLAKRKRVDSEEPEEPVSKPAASTDSETSDSDDEWTVGGTKTKKKAKPGKGAEKKNPTKKKVNKAASSGSSDGDSSAESSAPEEGEVSDSESNSSSSSSDSDSSSEDEVFRDGYGDDLMGDEEDRARLEQMTEKEREQELFNRIEKREVLKRRFEIKQKLKTEKKKVKEEKKKKKQEEEQEKKKQIQVTDTQVVMSHNKERRSKRDEKLDKKSQAMEELKAEREKKKNRTAELLTKRQPLKASDVYSDDEEEEEEDDDKSSVKSDRSSRLSSSDDEEEKEATPPKSQPVSLPEELNRIRLSRHKLERWCHMPFFAKTVTGCFVRIGIGNCSSKPVYRVAEIVDVVETAKVYQLGSTRTNKGLQLRHGNDTRVFRLEFVSNQEFTESEFMKWREAMNGAGMQIPTLDEIAKKEQSIKEAVNYKFNDKDIEDIVKEKDRFRKAPPNYAMKKTQLLKEKAMAEDSGDGDKVKMLQDQLNELEERAEALDRQRTKNISAISYINQRNRSWNIVESEKALVAEGQNSKNQQMDPFTRRQCKPTMVSNARDPSVHAAILAHLNQKYGSGSGQDNSQQVNKQQGPGNQRDKDITKTTSDLSEDLFKVHDFDVKIDLQVPSAETKSLSVSSNSLPVKDGAPRRSLNLEDYKKRRGLI; encoded by the exons GAACTGCTGAGTTTGGCCAAGAGGAAGCGTGTGGACTCTGAAGAACCAGAGGAACCCGTCAGCAAACCTGCAGCATCTACAGACTCTGAGACGTCCGACAGTGACGATGAG tggacCGTCGGAGGCACCAAAACCAAGAAGAAGGCGAAGCCCGGTAAAGGGGCGGAAAAGAAGAACCCCacgaaaaaaaaagtgaacaaagCTGCTTCTTCTGGGAGCTCGGATGGAGACAGTTCAGCTGAGAGCTCTGCACCTGAGGAAG GCGAGGTGTCCGACTCTGAGAGCAACAGCTCATCCTCCAGCTCAGATTCCGACTCGTCCTCGGAGGATGAAGTGTTCCGTGACGGATACGGAGACGATCTGATGGGAGACGAGGAGGACCGGGCGCGGCTGGAGCAGATGACcgagaaggagagagagcaggaacTGTTTAACCGTATTGAGAAGAGAGAGGTGCTTAAACGCAG GTTTGAAATCAAGCAGAAACTAAAGacggaaaagaaaaaggttaaagaggagaagaagaagaagaagcaagaggaagagcaggagaagaaaaaacagattCAGGTTACAGACACTCAGGTG GTGATGTCCCATAATAAAGAGAGGAGGTCAAAGAGAGACGAGAAGCTGGACAAGAAGTCTCAGGCCATGGAGGAGCTGAAAGCCGAgcgagagaagaagaagaacagaacag CCGAGCTTCTGACCAAACGACAGCCGCTGAAGGCCAGCGACGTTTACTCCGacgatgaggaggaggaagaggaagacgaCGACAAGTCCTCGGTGAAGAGCGACCGCAGCTCGAGGTTGTCATCCTCCGATGATGAAGAGGA GaaagaggccacgccccctaaGTCTCAGCCCGTTTCGTTGCCGGAGGAACTGAACCGCATCCGTCTGTCACGGCACAAGCTGGAGCGCTGGTGTCACATGCCCTTCTTTGCAAAAACCGTCACCGGCTGCTTCGTCCGCATCGGCATCGGGAACTGCAGCAGTAAACCTGTGTACAGG GTGGCCGAGATCGTAGATGTGGTGGAAACGGCGAAGGTCTACCAGCTCGGCTCCACACGGACGAACAAGGGGCTGCAGTTACG CCATGGCAACGACACCCGAGTGTTCCGGCTGGAGTTTGTGTCCAATCAGGAATTTACAGAGAGCGAGTTTATGAAATGGAGAGAAGCA ATGAACGGTGCAGGAATGCAGATTCCCACCCTGGACGAGATCGCTAAAAAAGAGCAGTCTATTAAAGAAGCCGTTAACTACAAATTCAACGACAAAGACATCGAGGAT ATAGTGAAGGAGAAGGACAGATTTCGAAAGGCACCGCCAAACTACGCCATGAAGAAAACACAGCTCCTGAAAGAAAAG gcaatGGCAGAGGATAGCGGTGATGGCGATAAGGTGAAGATGTTGCAGGATCAGTTGAATGAGCTGGAGGAGAGAGCTGAAGCATTAGACAGGCAGAGAACTAAAAATATTTCTGCCATCAG TTACATCAACCAGAGGAACCGCAGCTGGAACATTGTGGAGTCGGAGAAAGCTTTAGTG GCTGAGGGTCAGAACTCCAAAAACCAGCAGATGGACCCTTTCACCAGACGGCAGTGTAAACCCACTATGGTGTCCAAC GCCAGAGACCCATCAGTCCACGCTGCTATTCTCGCTCACCTTAATCAGAAGTACGGTTCGGGTTCCGGTCAGGACAACTCACAGCAGGTCAACAAACAG caggGTCCGGGGAACCAGAGGGATAAAGACATCACAAAAACCACCAGCGACCTCTCAGAGGACCTGTTCAAAGTTCATGACTTCGATGTCAAAATTGATCTGCAGGTCCCCAGTGCTG agaCAAAGTCCCTGTCTGTGAGCTCCAATTCCCTGCCGGTGAAGGACGGGGCTCCTCGCCGCTCCCTCAACCTTGAAGACTACAAAAAGAGGAGAGGCCTCATCTGA
- the rtf1 gene encoding RNA polymerase-associated protein RTF1 homolog isoform X2, which translates to MVNVKKRKGRVVIDSDSEDSASDDNLDQELLSLAKRKRVDSEEPEEPVSKPAASTDSETSDSDDEWTVGGTKTKKKAKPGKGAEKKNPTKKKVNKAASSGSSDGDSSAESSAPEEGEVSDSESNSSSSSSDSDSSSEDEVFRDGYGDDLMGDEEDRARLEQMTEKEREQELFNRIEKREVLKRRFEIKQKLKTEKKKVKEEKKKKKQEEEQEKKKQIQVTDTQVVMSHNKERRSKRDEKLDKKSQAMEELKAEREKKKNRTAELLTKRQPLKASDVYSDDEEEEEEDDDKSSVKSDRSSRLSSSDDEEEKEATPPKSQPVSLPEELNRIRLSRHKLERWCHMPFFAKTVTGCFVRIGIGNCSSKPVYRVAEIVDVVETAKVYQLGSTRTNKGLQLRHGNDTRVFRLEFVSNQEFTESEFMKWREAMNGAGMQIPTLDEIAKKEQSIKEAVNYKFNDKDIEDIVKEKDRFRKAPPNYAMKKTQLLKEKAMAEDSGDGDKVKMLQDQLNELEERAEALDRQRTKNISAISYINQRNRSWNIVESEKALVAEGQNSKNQQMDPFTRRQCKPTMVSNARDPSVHAAILAHLNQKYGSGSGQDNSQQVNKQGPGNQRDKDITKTTSDLSEDLFKVHDFDVKIDLQVPSAETKSLSVSSNSLPVKDGAPRRSLNLEDYKKRRGLI; encoded by the exons GAACTGCTGAGTTTGGCCAAGAGGAAGCGTGTGGACTCTGAAGAACCAGAGGAACCCGTCAGCAAACCTGCAGCATCTACAGACTCTGAGACGTCCGACAGTGACGATGAG tggacCGTCGGAGGCACCAAAACCAAGAAGAAGGCGAAGCCCGGTAAAGGGGCGGAAAAGAAGAACCCCacgaaaaaaaaagtgaacaaagCTGCTTCTTCTGGGAGCTCGGATGGAGACAGTTCAGCTGAGAGCTCTGCACCTGAGGAAG GCGAGGTGTCCGACTCTGAGAGCAACAGCTCATCCTCCAGCTCAGATTCCGACTCGTCCTCGGAGGATGAAGTGTTCCGTGACGGATACGGAGACGATCTGATGGGAGACGAGGAGGACCGGGCGCGGCTGGAGCAGATGACcgagaaggagagagagcaggaacTGTTTAACCGTATTGAGAAGAGAGAGGTGCTTAAACGCAG GTTTGAAATCAAGCAGAAACTAAAGacggaaaagaaaaaggttaaagaggagaagaagaagaagaagcaagaggaagagcaggagaagaaaaaacagattCAGGTTACAGACACTCAGGTG GTGATGTCCCATAATAAAGAGAGGAGGTCAAAGAGAGACGAGAAGCTGGACAAGAAGTCTCAGGCCATGGAGGAGCTGAAAGCCGAgcgagagaagaagaagaacagaacag CCGAGCTTCTGACCAAACGACAGCCGCTGAAGGCCAGCGACGTTTACTCCGacgatgaggaggaggaagaggaagacgaCGACAAGTCCTCGGTGAAGAGCGACCGCAGCTCGAGGTTGTCATCCTCCGATGATGAAGAGGA GaaagaggccacgccccctaaGTCTCAGCCCGTTTCGTTGCCGGAGGAACTGAACCGCATCCGTCTGTCACGGCACAAGCTGGAGCGCTGGTGTCACATGCCCTTCTTTGCAAAAACCGTCACCGGCTGCTTCGTCCGCATCGGCATCGGGAACTGCAGCAGTAAACCTGTGTACAGG GTGGCCGAGATCGTAGATGTGGTGGAAACGGCGAAGGTCTACCAGCTCGGCTCCACACGGACGAACAAGGGGCTGCAGTTACG CCATGGCAACGACACCCGAGTGTTCCGGCTGGAGTTTGTGTCCAATCAGGAATTTACAGAGAGCGAGTTTATGAAATGGAGAGAAGCA ATGAACGGTGCAGGAATGCAGATTCCCACCCTGGACGAGATCGCTAAAAAAGAGCAGTCTATTAAAGAAGCCGTTAACTACAAATTCAACGACAAAGACATCGAGGAT ATAGTGAAGGAGAAGGACAGATTTCGAAAGGCACCGCCAAACTACGCCATGAAGAAAACACAGCTCCTGAAAGAAAAG gcaatGGCAGAGGATAGCGGTGATGGCGATAAGGTGAAGATGTTGCAGGATCAGTTGAATGAGCTGGAGGAGAGAGCTGAAGCATTAGACAGGCAGAGAACTAAAAATATTTCTGCCATCAG TTACATCAACCAGAGGAACCGCAGCTGGAACATTGTGGAGTCGGAGAAAGCTTTAGTG GCTGAGGGTCAGAACTCCAAAAACCAGCAGATGGACCCTTTCACCAGACGGCAGTGTAAACCCACTATGGTGTCCAAC GCCAGAGACCCATCAGTCCACGCTGCTATTCTCGCTCACCTTAATCAGAAGTACGGTTCGGGTTCCGGTCAGGACAACTCACAGCAGGTCAACAAACAG gGTCCGGGGAACCAGAGGGATAAAGACATCACAAAAACCACCAGCGACCTCTCAGAGGACCTGTTCAAAGTTCATGACTTCGATGTCAAAATTGATCTGCAGGTCCCCAGTGCTG agaCAAAGTCCCTGTCTGTGAGCTCCAATTCCCTGCCGGTGAAGGACGGGGCTCCTCGCCGCTCCCTCAACCTTGAAGACTACAAAAAGAGGAGAGGCCTCATCTGA
- the golga5 gene encoding golgin subfamily A member 5: MSWFVDLAGRAEDFLNKVDQGAASALTKPSSHSSSSASFNPLEPDVTPYSSPYEPPHSYTSHETYGFVSAAAENIKKSKATALAGTANVSSTTLLGSAVSGGGGVGGVGGGGGGGGGPVKASSNFVRPRRSEVDDDLLFDFLNSSDPPQSDRKEVRRDTAVLMTGVAEASSQGQVTVPSTPATPPSTRALSRTSSLSSLTASTHSTKTENDVTREGDTPDSTDSGLAAVADVHTVVELGPSQEEQLSQAVSGLRLENQLLRSEVSSLNQEMASLIQRAKDTQEELNQTRSRSDKWNTERSRSDHAIRELRAQVDDLTQALSAKDSQLAVLRVRLDEADQLLKSRSSALEEAQSERTRILQDNSEGNSLHSQALHTLQERLREAEATLTREQDNYRHMQSEFGTRLTRTEAERQTLAESLKCAERRATEERQRAEELQQQARSSRAAADYAKQELQDYKNKASRILQSKEKLINSLKEGSALEALDTGGTAEVELEELRHEKELQKEEIQKLQAQIQSLRSEIQELENQAVVEAESWREQQMELQEQNSQVSRQKQEIEAELERCKQEMNYVEEEHHRTKDTLQSRIKDREDEIQKLRNQLTNKALSSSSQTELEGRLHQLTETLIQKQTMLEALGTEKSSLVFQLERLEQQLKSVQRGQSGGSHINMATVEGAGARQRNTPLLFGDQDGSESGVYGKVRKAASTIDRFSIRLGIFLRRYPMARVFVIVYMALLHLWVMIVLLTYTPEMHPQSHPDGR, from the exons ATGTCTTGGTTTGTCGATCTAGCCGGTCGAGCCGAGGATTTCCTGAACAAAGTGGACCAGGGGGCCGCCAGCGCTCTGACCAAGCCATCGAGCCACAGTTCTTCCTCAGCATCCTTCAACCCTCTGGAGCCGGATGTAACTCCGTACAGCTCTCCGTACGAGCCACCTCACAGCTACACGTCCCACGAGACATACGGCTTCGTTTCTGCTGCTGCCGAGAACATTAAGAAATCCAAAGCCACTGCGTTAGCAGGCACAGCTAACGTGTCCAGCACAACACTTCTGGGTTCAGCTGTTAGCGGTGgcggtggtgttggtggtgttggcggtggtggtggtggtggtggtggtccgGTCAAAGCCTCATCCAACTTTGTGAGGCCCAGACGATCTGAAGTGGACGATGATCTGCTCTTTGACTTCCTGAACAGCTCAGATCCACCGCAGAGCGACAGGAAGGAGGTGAGGAGAGACACAGCTGTCCTGATGACTGGTGTGGCTGAAGCATCGTCTCAGGGTCAGGTGACTGTCCCGTCCACTCCGGCTACTCCTCCTTCTACACGAGCTCTGTCCAGAACGTCCAGCCTCAGTTCCCTCACTGCGAGCACACACAGCACCAAGACTGAGAATGACGTCACTCGAGAAG gtgaCACACCAGACAGCACAGATTCAGGCCTGGCAGCAGTTGCAGATGTTCACACTGTGGTGGAGTTGGGTCCATCTCAGGAGGAGCAGCTCAGTCAGGCGGTGTCTGGTTTGCGCTTGGAGAACCAGCTCCTGCGCAGTGAAGTGTCCTCACTCAACCAGGAGATGGCGTCGCTCATCCAGAGAGCCAAGGACACACAGGAGG AGCTGAACCAGACTCGCTCTCGTTCTGACAAGTGGAACACGGAGCGGAGTCGCTCGGACCATGCCATCAGGGAGCTGAGGGCGCAGGTTGATGACCTCACCCAGGCTCTGTCGGCCAAGGACTCTCAGCTGGCGGTGCTCAGGGTGCGACTGGACGAAGCGGATCAGTTACTGAAGTCCAGGAGCTCGGCCCTGGAGGAGGCTCAGAGCGAGAGGACCAG GATCCTGCAGGACAACAGCGAGGGGAACAGTCTGCACTCTCAAGCTCTACACACTCTGCAGGAGCGCCTCCGAGAGGCCGAGGCGACTCTGACCAGAGAGCAGGACAACTACAGACACATGCAG AGCGAGTTTGGGACTCGGCTGACGAGGACGGAGGCCGAGCGACAGACTTTGGCCGAATCGCTGAAGTGTGCGGAGCGCAGAGCgacagaggagagacagagagccgAGGAGCTCCAGCAGCAGGCCAGAAGCTCGCGAGCTGCAGCTGATTATGCCAAGCAGGAGCTGCAGGACTACAAGAACAAAGCCTCACGCATCCTCCAG TCCAAAGAGAAACTAATCAACAGTCTGAAGGAGGGCTCGGCTCTGGAGGCGCTGGACACCGGAGGAACAGCTGAAGTGGAGCTGGAGGAGTTACGGCACGAGAAGGAGCTCCAGAAGGAGGAGATCCAGAAGCTTCAGGCTCAGATACAGAGCTTACGTTCAGAAATACAG GAGCTGGAGAACCAGGCGGTGGTGGAGGCCGAGAGCTGGAGAGAGCAGCAGATGGAGCTACAGGAGCAAAACTCCCAAGTGAGTCGACAGAAACAAGAGATTGAGGCTGAACTGGAGCGCTGCAAACAG gagatgAATTATGTGGAGGAGGAACATCATCGCACTAAAGACACGCTGCAGAGTCGCATCAAAGACAGAGAGGACGAGATCCAGAAACTCAGGAACCAG cttaCTAATAAGGCTCTGAGCAGCAGCAGCCAGACGGAGCTGGAAGGCCGTCTTCATCAGCTCACTGAGACCCTGATCCAGAAACAGACCATGCTGGAGGCTCTGGGCACAGAGAAGAGTTCGCTGGTCTTCCAGCTAGAGCGGCTGGAGCAGCAGCTGAAGAGCGTCCAGAGAGGCCAGAGCGGCGGCTCACACATCAACATGGCCACCGTAGAGGGAGCAG GTGCAAGGCAGAGAAACACACCTTTGCTGTTCGGCGATCAGGACGGCTCGGAGTCGGGTGTGTACGGGAAAGTGCGCAAAGCAGCCAGCACCATAGATCGCTTCAG CATCCGGTTAGGGATCTTTCTCAGACGCTACCCCATGGCTAGAGTCTTTGTAATTGTTTATATG gcaCTACTGCACCTCTGGGTGATGATCGTCCTGCTGACATACACACCTGAGATGCACCCACAGTCTCATCCTGATGGCAGATAG